TCAGCGCCGCATAGATACCGTCCTTTTTCAGCGGCAAGAGGACCAGGCCGCTTTGCAGGAAAGTCATCGCCAACGCCAGCACCAGCGCGATCAGATAGGACCGGATATCCGGACGGACCGGAAGTCCTAATTCTACCGTTTCCGTAAGGATCGTTCCAGCCCCCATTCCGATCACACATCCACCAAGGCAGATCGCCCCAATTTCCAGGATCACCTCTTTAACCAAACTCTTGTAGGAAGCGCCGCAGGCAGAACATATGGCCAGTTCGCTCATCCGTTTTAGAAAGAACAGCTTCAGAATCCCCGCATATCCAACAGCCATGATAAAAATGAGAATCACAGCGACTTTTCCAAGATATCCTGGTATCAGCGAAAGATATTCTACCAGGTATTCTTTTTCATACTGCTGATTTGAGAAATAAAAGCTGTATTCCTCTCCATATTTTTCATTGAGATATTGTAACAGTTTTTCCGCAACGGAACCGTTTTCTTTCTGATTGCCAATGGTCATGACACATTGCACGTTTGCTTCTTCACCGATGACCGGCAGCTCCTCCGCAGAAAGAATAATGCTGTTCTCCGTCTCAAGTGGTTGGTCGAAGCAGTCCAGGGGAAGCACATGATCCGAAAATACCTCCTCCAGTTGAAACCACGTTCCCCTGATACAGATCTTTCCTTCCGCCTCCTCTACATCCGGGATCTTTTCTTCCCGGATCCACTGTCGCACCCGGCTGCCCACGTATGCGCTGCCGCTGCTTTTCTGATCGGATAATATATATGCATATTCCAGCGCATCTTCCCCGGAAAAGGTCACAAGAAAAGCGGCGGTCGTGCAGTTTATCTTTCCACCGGACATCTGGCGGCTCCGGCTTATATCTTCCGAATCCGGCCTGAAGGAAGGCCCCTGCATATCTGTCTGCGTGATCTGTAAGACCAGTTCTTTATTCTTGAAAGCTGTCGCCGTTTTTTCTGATTCTTCCATTCCGTAAAAATAATATTGAAAAGCAAAAACAATACACGCGACCGCCACTGTAATTTCAAGAAGCAGCAGACTGTATATTTTTCTGTGATACACAAGCTTTCTTTTCACTTTAAACAGGATATACGACACGGCTATCCCCTCTCTTTTTGAAGCAGTTCATAGATGGAACTT
This window of the Massilistercora timonensis genome carries:
- a CDS encoding ABC transporter permease gives rise to the protein MEESEKTATAFKNKELVLQITQTDMQGPSFRPDSEDISRSRQMSGGKINCTTAAFLVTFSGEDALEYAYILSDQKSSGSAYVGSRVRQWIREEKIPDVEEAEGKICIRGTWFQLEEVFSDHVLPLDCFDQPLETENSIILSAEELPVIGEEANVQCVMTIGNQKENGSVAEKLLQYLNEKYGEEYSFYFSNQQYEKEYLVEYLSLIPGYLGKVAVILIFIMAVGYAGILKLFFLKRMSELAICSACGASYKSLVKEVILEIGAICLGGCVIGMGAGTILTETVELGLPVRPDIRSYLIALVLALAMTFLQSGLVLLPLKKDGIYAALRETGK